One genomic segment of Aliarcobacter cibarius includes these proteins:
- the thiS gene encoding sulfur carrier protein ThiS produces MRIIVNGENIEFKDGSTLLEIIRELKIEDKVMACAVNMDIVKKDIWSTYKPKENDVLELLNFVGGG; encoded by the coding sequence GTGAGAATTATTGTAAATGGTGAAAATATAGAGTTTAAAGATGGCTCAACACTTTTAGAAATTATAAGAGAACTTAAAATAGAAGATAAAGTAATGGCGTGTGCAGTTAATATGGATATAGTTAAAAAAGATATCTGGAGTACTTATAAACCAAAAGAAAATGATGTTTTAGAGCTTTTAAATTTTGTTGGTGGTGGATAA
- a CDS encoding SAM-dependent methyltransferase — protein MIRFSEYFNSWLYGKDGYYTNYKNIGKEGDFFTSVSVTPFFGGAIAKKIISSIESDFLNKTTTILEIGAEKGYLIADIIQFIYTLKPELLETLNFAILEKYENLREIQKKYLFDSFGSFIKFQHYDDLENIKLDNAFIISNEIFDSFSCDLVFTKDNILNQVFVDNHEIKFLPCKNNKVLEHCKKYSIEKGEISLEYLEFVTKLCKNINKFEFIAFDYGEKNIRNDFSLRIYKGHKVYPFFEKNLELKSFYKNSDITYDVHFGYLIDCFKQNNIHNIELKTQLKTLIDFGILDLLEILKANVDEKSYQKELQKVKILLQPNQLAERFKCLSIRK, from the coding sequence ATGATAAGATTTAGTGAATATTTTAATTCTTGGCTTTATGGAAAAGACGGCTATTATACAAATTATAAGAATATAGGTAAAGAAGGAGATTTCTTTACCTCTGTTAGTGTGACTCCATTTTTTGGAGGAGCAATTGCTAAAAAAATAATTTCAAGTATAGAAAGTGACTTTTTAAATAAAACTACTACAATTCTGGAAATTGGTGCTGAAAAAGGCTATTTAATAGCTGATATCATCCAGTTTATTTATACTTTAAAACCTGAACTTTTAGAAACTCTAAATTTTGCAATTTTAGAAAAGTATGAGAATTTAAGGGAAATTCAAAAAAAATATCTTTTTGACTCTTTTGGAAGTTTTATAAAATTTCAACATTATGATGATTTAGAAAATATTAAATTAGATAATGCTTTTATAATTTCAAATGAAATTTTTGATTCTTTTTCTTGTGATTTAGTATTTACAAAAGATAATATTTTAAATCAAGTTTTTGTAGATAATCATGAAATAAAATTTCTACCTTGTAAAAATAATAAAGTGTTGGAACATTGTAAAAAATATAGTATAGAAAAAGGTGAGATATCTTTAGAATATTTAGAATTTGTAACAAAACTTTGTAAAAATATAAATAAATTTGAATTTATAGCATTTGATTATGGAGAAAAAAATATAAGAAATGATTTTAGTCTTAGAATTTATAAGGGACACAAAGTTTATCCATTTTTTGAAAAAAATCTAGAACTAAAATCTTTTTATAAAAATTCAGATATTACTTATGATGTTCATTTTGGATATTTAATAGATTGTTTTAAACAAAATAATATTCATAACATTGAATTAAAAACTCAACTAAAAACACTTATTGATTTTGGTATTTTGGATTTGTTGGAAATATTAAAAGCAAATGTTGATGAAAAAAGTTATCAAAAAGAGCTACAAAAAGTAAAAATTTTACTCCAACCAAATCAATTAGCAGAAAGATTTAAATGCTTAAGCATAAGAAAATAG
- a CDS encoding OmpA family protein: protein MRVFNLKVILTSAIVASMLTGCASSMNTGNQTFDNNQNAIIGTTVGAIAGVVLGNNIGGGSKSRNKVIGGLAGAAIGGAVGYSLDKQAKEVAQSLNTDVNNNPNAQMDPNQDLIVSNTDKYVKIMFRDDMMFEVNSANPTYSASQKISKLNTVLKNYPNTLVQVVGHTDNSGKHAYNQKLSEQRASNVGNIIYSNGVSNQIFSRGCSFDKPIVANSSKENMALNRRVEVYLYPNQESVIDVCK, encoded by the coding sequence ATGAGAGTATTTAATTTAAAGGTTATATTAACAAGTGCTATTGTTGCATCTATGCTTACTGGTTGTGCTTCAAGTATGAATACAGGAAATCAAACATTTGATAATAATCAAAATGCAATCATTGGAACAACAGTTGGAGCAATTGCAGGAGTTGTTTTAGGAAATAATATTGGTGGTGGAAGTAAGAGTCGAAATAAAGTAATTGGAGGATTAGCAGGTGCTGCTATTGGAGGGGCTGTTGGATATAGTTTGGATAAACAAGCAAAAGAAGTTGCTCAAAGTTTAAATACAGATGTAAACAATAATCCAAATGCACAAATGGATCCAAATCAAGACTTAATAGTTTCAAATACAGATAAATATGTAAAAATAATGTTCAGAGATGATATGATGTTTGAAGTAAATTCTGCTAACCCTACATATAGTGCTAGTCAAAAGATTTCAAAATTAAATACAGTTCTAAAAAATTATCCAAATACATTAGTTCAAGTTGTTGGTCATACTGATAATTCTGGAAAACATGCTTATAATCAAAAGTTATCTGAACAAAGAGCTAGCAATGTAGGAAATATAATTTATTCAAATGGTGTATCTAATCAGATATTTTCAAGAGGTTGTTCTTTTGATAAACCAATAGTTGCAAATAGTTCAAAAGAGAATATGGCATTAAATAGAAGAGTTGAGGTATATTTATATCCAAATCAAGAATCAGTTATTGATGTTTGTAAATAA